In a genomic window of Pedosphaera parvula Ellin514:
- a CDS encoding response regulator has product MSKVITVSIVDDQQDIRENIAGYVGGTKGFSCLSSYASAEEALPKLAKDKPDVILMDINLGGMSGIECVRQLKPKIPTTQIVMLTVFEDTEKIFSALAAGASGYLLKRMPPSKLLDAIREVNEGGSPMSAPIARKVVESLQATRPPKPDDTAELSPREREVLEGLAEGCAYKQIADKLGVSIHTVRNYIRRIYEKLHVRSSSQAVARYYRH; this is encoded by the coding sequence ATGAGCAAAGTGATTACAGTCTCAATTGTGGATGATCAGCAGGACATACGTGAAAACATTGCAGGATATGTGGGTGGGACCAAAGGTTTTAGCTGTCTCAGCTCCTATGCGAGCGCGGAAGAGGCTCTTCCAAAGCTGGCCAAAGACAAGCCTGACGTCATCCTCATGGACATCAACCTGGGCGGGATGAGCGGAATTGAATGCGTGCGGCAACTAAAGCCGAAGATTCCGACAACACAGATTGTCATGCTCACGGTTTTTGAGGATACCGAAAAGATTTTCAGCGCATTGGCGGCAGGAGCCAGCGGGTATTTGTTGAAACGGATGCCGCCTTCCAAGTTGCTGGATGCCATCCGGGAGGTAAATGAAGGGGGTTCCCCAATGTCCGCGCCCATCGCACGGAAGGTGGTTGAATCGTTGCAGGCCACGCGACCGCCAAAGCCCGATGACACGGCTGAACTGTCGCCACGTGAACGGGAGGTGCTGGAGGGGCTGGCCGAAGGTTGCGCTTACAAACAAATTGCGGACAAGCTTGGAGTAAGCATTCATACCGTGCGGAATTACATCCGCCGGATTTATGAGAAGCTGCATGTGCGATCCTCCTCGCAAGCGGTCGCGAGATACTACCGACATTAG
- a CDS encoding beta-L-arabinofuranosidase domain-containing protein — MTGHLEEISGWCKFEGNAWVSSDGKGHSAWEEVPYWLKGYGDLGYVLKNEKIITEARKWIDGVLSSQEADGYFGPRANKTGLNGKPDLWPHMVMLNVLQTFYEATGDERVIPFMTKYLKWLNQQPPEYFGNGYWPKIRWGDTIESAYWLYNRTGDTWLLDLAKKIHEHMQDWTSGVHDWHNVNIAQGFREPGVYYLQAKDSSFLQAVENNYEQVMNAYGQFPGGGFAGDENCRPGYTDPRQGFETCGMVEFMHSFEMLEKISGNPVWSDRCEEIAFNSLPAAITPDWKGLHYLTCANQVQLDKGNHAPEINNEGTMFSFSPFQVYRCCQHNVSHGWPYYAEELWLGTSDHGLAASLYAASEVSAKVGNGSVVKIAEETDYPFDDTITLKISTQKSIKFPLHLRIPGWCEQPTFKINGKLASVKTQKGSFAIIDRKWKDGDVVSLRLPMKVAVRHWEKNHNAASVDYGPLTFSLKIGEKWNRYGGTDTWPEYEVFPGTAWNYGLELDGKNPGSSFKIVKRAFDSTANPFTQGTMPIELHVQAKKIPGWKVDDHGMVGKLMDSPVKSEEASETVTLIPMGAARLRISVFPVVGVEGRNSQH, encoded by the coding sequence ATGACAGGGCATCTGGAGGAGATTTCGGGATGGTGCAAGTTCGAGGGGAATGCCTGGGTGAGTTCCGACGGCAAGGGGCACAGTGCGTGGGAGGAGGTTCCCTACTGGCTTAAAGGTTACGGTGACCTTGGCTACGTGCTCAAGAATGAGAAGATTATTACTGAGGCGCGCAAGTGGATTGATGGAGTTCTCTCCAGCCAGGAAGCGGATGGTTATTTCGGGCCGAGGGCCAACAAGACAGGGTTGAACGGCAAGCCCGATTTATGGCCGCACATGGTGATGCTAAATGTATTGCAAACCTTTTACGAGGCCACTGGAGATGAGCGAGTCATTCCTTTCATGACCAAATACCTAAAATGGTTGAACCAGCAACCGCCTGAATACTTTGGGAACGGTTACTGGCCCAAGATTCGCTGGGGCGACACCATTGAATCGGCCTACTGGTTATATAACCGTACCGGGGATACATGGTTACTGGATCTCGCCAAAAAAATTCATGAACACATGCAGGATTGGACCAGCGGGGTTCATGATTGGCACAATGTGAACATTGCCCAGGGATTTCGTGAGCCCGGTGTCTATTACCTGCAAGCAAAAGATTCCAGTTTTCTGCAGGCAGTTGAGAATAACTACGAGCAGGTCATGAATGCCTATGGGCAATTCCCTGGAGGAGGTTTTGCAGGAGATGAAAATTGCCGACCGGGCTACACTGATCCGCGCCAAGGTTTTGAAACCTGTGGGATGGTTGAATTCATGCACAGCTTTGAAATGCTGGAGAAAATCTCAGGCAATCCGGTCTGGTCGGACCGCTGTGAGGAGATTGCCTTCAATTCATTGCCAGCCGCGATTACTCCGGACTGGAAGGGGTTGCATTATCTGACTTGCGCCAACCAGGTTCAACTCGACAAGGGAAATCATGCTCCTGAGATTAATAATGAGGGCACGATGTTTTCGTTCAGTCCTTTCCAGGTCTACCGCTGCTGTCAGCATAACGTTTCTCATGGTTGGCCCTATTATGCGGAGGAGCTTTGGTTAGGAACGAGCGACCATGGATTGGCGGCCTCGCTGTATGCAGCAAGCGAAGTGAGCGCGAAGGTAGGAAATGGTTCGGTCGTCAAAATAGCGGAAGAGACTGATTATCCTTTCGATGACACCATCACATTGAAAATTTCAACACAGAAGTCGATCAAGTTTCCGCTGCATCTTCGCATCCCAGGTTGGTGTGAACAACCAACTTTTAAAATCAATGGCAAACTTGCTTCGGTGAAGACACAAAAGGGCAGCTTTGCCATCATTGATCGCAAGTGGAAGGATGGCGATGTGGTTTCATTAAGGCTGCCGATGAAAGTCGCGGTGCGACATTGGGAAAAGAACCACAATGCAGCATCCGTCGATTACGGTCCGTTGACATTTTCATTAAAGATTGGCGAAAAGTGGAATCGATATGGCGGGACGGATACGTGGCCGGAGTATGAGGTCTTCCCGGGAACCGCGTGGAATTATGGGTTGGAATTAGACGGGAAGAATCCGGGTTCATCCTTCAAGATTGTAAAGCGGGCTTTTGATTCGACTGCGAATCCATTCACACAAGGAACCATGCCGATCGAACTGCATGTGCAGGCGAAGAAAATTCCGGGCTGGAAAGTGGATGATCATGGCATGGTTGGGAAATTAATGGATAGCCCCGTAAAAAGTGAAGAAGCGAGCGAAACTGTCACTTTGATTCCGATGGGCGCCGCGAGGTTGCGCATATCAGTTTTCCCGGTCGTGGGAGTAGAAGGGCGGAACAGTCAGCATTGA
- a CDS encoding glycoside hydrolase family 2 protein, with the protein MAKEKKSGFRINRVTTRATVAAWVMLMVFGVVRTVVAEGWEVAKGPLMTRWAKEVNPTNAHPEYPRPQLVRADWLNLNGLWDYAITPGGTSEVKSYQGKILVPYPLESALSGVMKHLDETNKLWYRRTFTVPREWSDRHVRLNFGAVDWQTWIYVNGKEVGAHRGGYDAFSFDISEYLKREGEEEIEVAVMDPTEGDQPRGKQSRKPEGIFYTPTSGIWQTVWLEPVSKVCIDNLKLVPDIDAQVLTVKAGVNSLAENVMVEAVALAGGKEVGRVVGLANKELSLRINAPHLWTPQDPFLYDLQVTLRQGGRKIDSVDSYFGMRKVSLRKDSRGITRIALNDVPIFQIGTLDQGFWPDGIYTAPTDEALRYDIEFLKQAGFNLTRKHVKVEPDRWYYWCDKLGLFVWQDMPSGNNGTPEGRAEFEGELRRMLQGLRNHPSIVMWVLFNEGWSQYDTERLVQWIKTLDPTRLVDNASGWTDKHTGDVVDAHSYPGPEAVLGESGRAAVLGEFGGLGLGMEGHQWSKQSWGYQIMGNVEALNERYCALMKRVWTFHEYAGLSAAVYTQTTDVETECNGLLTYDRAVAKIDLKVAQPVTSGARREASMQIVMPDALCGMVTWKYSFEVPDTNWMMLNYDAANWKEGPAGFGTFGTPGSMVHTKWNTSDIWLRREFTVNERSLDAIKFELHHDEDVEVYLNGVLAAQASGFVTDYYQVEPFSEAAATLHQGTNLIAVHCHQTGGGQYVDVGIVRSETLPAANSKK; encoded by the coding sequence ATGGCAAAAGAAAAAAAATCCGGATTCAGAATCAATCGCGTGACAACGCGCGCGACCGTGGCGGCCTGGGTAATGCTGATGGTTTTTGGAGTGGTGCGAACGGTGGTTGCAGAGGGATGGGAAGTGGCGAAGGGGCCGTTGATGACTCGTTGGGCCAAAGAGGTGAATCCCACCAATGCTCATCCGGAATACCCGCGTCCGCAATTGGTGAGGGCTGATTGGCTGAATCTGAATGGACTCTGGGATTATGCAATAACCCCCGGTGGGACATCCGAGGTTAAATCCTACCAGGGAAAGATTTTGGTTCCGTATCCATTAGAATCCGCGCTTTCAGGAGTGATGAAGCATTTGGATGAAACGAACAAACTTTGGTATCGTCGGACATTTACCGTACCAAGGGAATGGTCCGACCGCCATGTGCGTCTGAACTTTGGAGCGGTGGATTGGCAAACCTGGATTTACGTCAACGGCAAGGAGGTGGGAGCGCATCGTGGAGGGTACGACGCGTTTAGCTTTGATATCAGCGAATATTTGAAGAGGGAGGGGGAGGAAGAGATTGAAGTGGCCGTAATGGATCCCACTGAAGGCGACCAACCGCGAGGCAAACAATCCCGTAAACCGGAAGGTATATTTTACACACCCACCTCGGGCATATGGCAGACCGTGTGGCTGGAACCGGTATCGAAAGTGTGCATTGATAACCTCAAGCTGGTCCCGGATATCGATGCCCAGGTGCTGACAGTCAAGGCGGGGGTAAACAGTTTAGCTGAGAATGTGATGGTTGAAGCGGTGGCGCTGGCTGGCGGCAAGGAAGTGGGAAGAGTGGTGGGATTGGCGAACAAGGAATTGTCGCTGAGGATTAATGCGCCGCATCTCTGGACTCCGCAGGATCCATTTCTATACGACCTGCAGGTGACACTCAGGCAGGGAGGACGGAAGATTGACAGTGTCGACAGCTACTTTGGAATGCGCAAGGTGAGTTTGCGGAAGGATTCCCGGGGGATCACACGCATTGCGTTGAATGACGTGCCGATATTTCAAATTGGCACGCTGGATCAAGGTTTCTGGCCCGATGGCATTTACACTGCGCCGACGGATGAGGCGCTGCGCTACGACATAGAATTTCTGAAGCAGGCCGGGTTTAATTTAACGCGCAAGCATGTCAAGGTGGAGCCCGATCGCTGGTATTACTGGTGTGATAAACTGGGACTGTTTGTATGGCAGGACATGCCCAGCGGAAACAATGGCACACCGGAGGGGCGCGCTGAGTTCGAGGGAGAACTGAGGAGAATGCTCCAAGGGTTGCGCAATCATCCCAGCATTGTGATGTGGGTGTTATTCAATGAAGGGTGGAGCCAGTATGACACGGAGCGATTGGTGCAATGGATAAAAACATTAGACCCCACACGGTTGGTTGATAATGCAAGCGGTTGGACCGACAAACATACGGGAGATGTGGTGGACGCACATAGTTATCCAGGACCGGAAGCGGTGCTGGGGGAGTCAGGCCGGGCAGCGGTGCTGGGGGAGTTTGGAGGGTTGGGATTGGGAATGGAGGGGCACCAGTGGTCGAAGCAATCCTGGGGATACCAGATCATGGGAAATGTGGAGGCATTGAATGAACGGTACTGTGCGTTGATGAAACGCGTATGGACTTTTCACGAGTATGCGGGATTGAGCGCGGCAGTTTATACACAGACAACGGATGTGGAGACCGAGTGCAATGGCTTGCTGACCTATGATCGCGCGGTTGCGAAGATTGATTTGAAAGTGGCTCAACCGGTGACCAGTGGAGCCAGGCGTGAGGCCTCGATGCAAATTGTCATGCCCGATGCGTTATGCGGTATGGTGACGTGGAAATATAGCTTCGAAGTGCCGGATACCAACTGGATGATGTTAAATTATGATGCAGCAAACTGGAAGGAAGGCCCGGCAGGTTTTGGCACATTTGGTACACCTGGATCGATGGTGCACACGAAATGGAACACGTCGGATATCTGGTTGCGAAGGGAATTTACCGTCAATGAACGAAGCCTCGATGCGATTAAGTTTGAATTGCACCATGACGAGGATGTGGAGGTTTATTTGAATGGGGTGCTGGCCGCGCAAGCGAGCGGTTTTGTGACGGATTACTATCAGGTGGAGCCGTTTTCCGAAGCGGCGGCCACACTGCATCAGGGAACCAATCTGATAGCGGTCCATTGTCATCAGACAGGAGGGGGCCAGTACGTGGATGTGGGGATAGTCAGGTCCGAGACCTTGCCAGCAGCAAATTCTAAAAAATAG
- a CDS encoding sensor histidine kinase, whose translation MLSGWTGLALASEPQLLPPDLSLKSWTREDGLPANSVTAVLLTRDGYVWVGTPNGLARFDGLRFVLVKPSGMNSNDLIRVTALCEDSSGRLWVGTQGNGLYCYAEGVIKKFSRSHELLDPTVTSIAEDRNQNLWIGTPSGLNRFEGSRMVRITSADGLPNDFISSINISRSGNVWITTRGGMCQYKNGKLLPLPFEAEGFSRSPEFIGVYEDDKGSQWAFGDTYLVNLDEGKRFNYFRRGDNSSFRIWTICEGRNGHLWVGTSGEGLFCFTGGKFLPPILREGRLPSDVRALSEDPEGNLWLGTYDEGLVRLQPRSVRLQENSLGFPRSPATCLAVGPDGRLWGAFEHGGIYSGTPDHFERLNIEGGGEPQNLIVSMCVAPDNTLWVATMGNGVSAIKEGLVTHYSTADGLSDDSVLAMAAQTDGGVWAGTRAGKLHRFKDGLALSVGRQEGLSGKPISVILPAKSGELWVGTEGGEIFSWSKKAIRFSAEARELFGKPIRALHEDAGGRLWIGSAGNGLACLFRGACLRWGMEQGLPDNSVVGILDDEKGNLWLETGKGICAISKTDVELLVSGRGNVRTKLLLEAESIPSSSLGNGWPRVVKSTEGKLWFATANGVVVCDPKGLGPLSRPPPVYIEDVMVNGQLLSAGSHQGRSREPQGGLLKNDPDIAKLPTNLRSLEVQYTAISFVDPEKIRFKHKLEGFDSEWVEASDRRVRYGKLPYGNYELKVQACNAEGVWNETGANFAFVVPTPAWLSWEAITLYGLGAVALVAGAVRWISYRRFGHRLALSHEQQAMEKERVRIAQDMHDEIGSKLTKISFLSERARGEINGNVTLAAKIESIAHTSRDLLLSLDELVWAVNPRNDTLEHLAAYLGQYAVEYLQNTAVECELHIPRELPHHAVSAELRHNLFLAFEETLNNALKHAKASRISITMAMETSQFSIEIEDNGMGFDISATTLANGNRTENGKIIYGNGLLNLKSRLSSVGGQCGIQSKPGKGTKVVLSIPVGATSRKKL comes from the coding sequence ATGCTGTCGGGTTGGACTGGATTGGCGCTGGCGAGTGAGCCGCAGCTTTTGCCGCCGGACCTCAGCTTGAAAAGCTGGACCCGGGAGGACGGTTTGCCGGCAAATTCAGTTACTGCCGTGCTGTTGACTCGTGATGGTTACGTTTGGGTAGGCACACCGAATGGGTTGGCCCGGTTTGATGGTTTGCGGTTCGTTTTGGTAAAGCCATCCGGAATGAACTCAAACGACCTAATCCGTGTCACAGCCCTTTGTGAAGATTCCAGCGGGCGGCTCTGGGTGGGAACACAGGGAAACGGTTTATACTGCTACGCAGAAGGAGTTATCAAGAAGTTCAGTCGCAGCCACGAGTTGCTCGATCCGACCGTGACGAGCATCGCAGAAGACCGGAATCAAAACCTTTGGATTGGAACGCCATCCGGGCTGAACCGGTTTGAAGGATCCCGAATGGTGCGGATTACGAGTGCCGATGGGCTGCCCAACGATTTTATTTCAAGTATAAACATTTCCCGTTCAGGCAACGTTTGGATAACCACCAGGGGGGGCATGTGCCAGTATAAAAATGGCAAGCTGCTGCCGCTCCCCTTCGAGGCTGAAGGATTTAGCCGCAGCCCGGAATTCATTGGCGTTTACGAGGATGATAAAGGAAGCCAATGGGCATTTGGAGACACCTACCTGGTGAATCTGGACGAGGGGAAGCGGTTTAATTATTTCCGCCGGGGTGATAATTCATCGTTCCGCATTTGGACCATTTGCGAAGGACGTAACGGGCATTTGTGGGTAGGCACCAGCGGTGAAGGATTGTTTTGCTTTACGGGCGGTAAATTTCTTCCGCCGATTCTGCGTGAAGGACGCCTGCCCAGTGATGTGCGAGCTTTGAGTGAGGATCCCGAGGGGAACCTTTGGCTTGGAACCTACGACGAAGGATTGGTGCGCCTGCAACCGCGCAGTGTGCGATTGCAGGAAAACAGCCTTGGTTTTCCCCGGAGTCCTGCCACATGTCTGGCGGTCGGACCGGACGGTCGTTTATGGGGTGCGTTTGAACATGGTGGAATTTATTCCGGCACACCTGACCATTTTGAACGCCTAAACATCGAAGGAGGAGGAGAACCACAAAACCTGATTGTCTCGATGTGTGTGGCTCCTGACAACACCCTATGGGTTGCGACAATGGGCAATGGAGTTTCCGCAATCAAGGAGGGGTTGGTGACGCATTACAGCACAGCTGATGGTTTGTCAGATGACTCAGTTTTGGCGATGGCGGCGCAAACTGACGGGGGAGTATGGGCCGGGACTCGCGCCGGAAAACTGCATCGGTTCAAGGATGGATTGGCGCTAAGCGTTGGGCGGCAGGAGGGGCTATCCGGCAAACCAATCAGCGTCATCCTGCCAGCGAAATCCGGGGAACTTTGGGTGGGAACAGAGGGTGGAGAGATATTTAGCTGGAGCAAAAAAGCGATTAGATTTTCAGCCGAAGCGCGTGAACTCTTCGGCAAACCTATTCGTGCACTGCATGAGGATGCTGGAGGGCGGTTATGGATCGGGAGCGCAGGAAACGGGCTCGCTTGTTTGTTCAGAGGCGCCTGTTTGAGATGGGGTATGGAGCAGGGCTTGCCTGACAATTCGGTAGTCGGGATTTTGGATGATGAGAAAGGGAACCTCTGGCTGGAGACGGGGAAGGGTATTTGTGCCATTTCAAAGACAGATGTGGAACTACTGGTTTCCGGCAGGGGAAATGTGCGCACCAAGTTGCTGCTTGAGGCTGAATCGATACCGAGCAGTTCACTCGGCAATGGATGGCCGCGAGTAGTGAAGTCGACTGAAGGCAAGCTTTGGTTTGCGACGGCCAATGGAGTGGTGGTATGTGATCCCAAGGGATTGGGGCCACTTTCCCGGCCGCCGCCCGTCTATATCGAGGATGTCATGGTTAACGGCCAACTGCTATCCGCCGGGTCACACCAAGGCAGGTCAAGAGAACCGCAAGGCGGGTTGCTTAAGAATGACCCTGACATTGCGAAATTGCCTACCAATCTGCGATCACTTGAGGTGCAATACACCGCGATCAGTTTTGTCGATCCTGAGAAGATACGATTCAAACATAAACTCGAAGGGTTTGATTCCGAGTGGGTGGAAGCTTCAGACCGGCGGGTTCGTTACGGCAAGTTGCCCTATGGAAATTATGAACTGAAAGTGCAGGCATGTAATGCCGAAGGAGTCTGGAATGAAACGGGAGCTAACTTTGCGTTTGTCGTGCCCACTCCCGCATGGCTTTCCTGGGAGGCTATAACTCTGTATGGGCTGGGAGCAGTGGCATTGGTTGCCGGGGCTGTCCGGTGGATTTCCTACCGCAGGTTTGGACATCGTCTCGCGCTTTCCCATGAGCAACAGGCAATGGAAAAGGAACGAGTTCGAATCGCGCAGGACATGCACGATGAGATTGGTTCCAAATTGACCAAAATTTCGTTTTTGAGCGAGAGAGCGAGAGGGGAAATAAACGGGAATGTCACCCTGGCAGCGAAGATAGAATCGATCGCGCATACCTCGCGCGATTTGCTGCTTTCACTTGATGAATTGGTCTGGGCGGTCAATCCGCGCAATGACACCCTGGAGCACCTGGCGGCCTACCTGGGACAATATGCTGTTGAATATCTTCAGAACACGGCGGTGGAATGCGAACTGCATATTCCGCGCGAGCTGCCGCACCATGCAGTGTCGGCCGAGCTGCGGCACAATCTATTCCTGGCATTTGAAGAGACGTTAAACAATGCCTTGAAGCATGCGAAGGCCTCCCGCATATCCATTACGATGGCCATGGAAACTTCCCAGTTCAGCATTGAAATTGAAGATAACGGAATGGGTTTTGATATTTCGGCCACGACTTTGGCCAATGGAAATCGGACAGAAAATGGAAAAATTATATATGGCAACGGATTGCTTAATCTCAAAAGCAGGCTGTCCAGCGTGGGCGGCCAATGTGGCATTCAGAGCAAACCCGGAAAGGGAACAAAAGTGGTGTTAAGCATACCTGTAGGAGCAACAAGTAGAAAGAAGCTATGA